In the genome of Megalops cyprinoides isolate fMegCyp1 chromosome 7, fMegCyp1.pri, whole genome shotgun sequence, one region contains:
- the rbbp8l gene encoding RBBP8 N-terminal-like protein isoform X2, whose amino-acid sequence MALDSFTELLHKLKDLHEREIEGWQEKVLELTNQRCCDTKRMEELFNKNQLLREQQRVLTENIKQLENRLRAGLCDRCTVTQDVAKRRQQEYETLQIQSLQHITVLANEINALKKENKILQEEVKNLQSVLDGQNSQGPKIPTPEVGQSHAPSASAIALITAAMKAGKQPQGGATAGLTTVKTDPDHSSFSGTEEKLPAYRKSQSWNGQETHVSHKIHIATPISPGQTAEQSIARNIAGEKRVHSAEAMESQLSPRSPSFSSPMVFVKNPAFSSSPTMGDEKPAHPLLHAPVPCRPRPIKTARLSLPWPLPEQSDWAALVPTCSIGGGLQQAPLLAEHNRSLLPGKDQSQTRKRGPEPQWAERSAPHLHSSAMPIKRTMSAEQVERRDRAEGRGTAQPWWKSSTGQAQRIFGENLRDGEADGPLDLSDPGKSKPSEQQQSHKLSLISQEEAAAEEEASGKMDPRPQASPGSSSSSSSAPAPSSPSSTRSTTSPQQENAQNMEEQDTLDKDESMEDKQEVNPELSDNAEEKKVPILTISLHPVVVLETMKHRSEKKNSCDGETTLDIPQDSKLDGREDDVMSSHERSQSGGRKTRGQSTGREMQLRRSPKDRRVKMSPGQQVKSQSDVEQS is encoded by the exons atggCCCTAGACAGCTTCACAGAACTCCTGCACAAACTGAAGGACCTTCATGAGAGGGAGATTGAAG GATGGCAAGAAAAAGTGCTGgagctgaccaatcagaggtGCTG CGATACAAAGCGAATGGAGGAACTGTTCAACAAGAACCAACTGCTGCGAGAACAGCAACGGGTCCTGACAGAGAACATCAAGCAGCTTGAGAACAG GTTACGGGCAGGCCTGTGTGATCGCTGCACAGTCACTCAAGACGTGGCCAAGCGGAGACAGCAGGAGTACGAAACCTTGCAGATCCAGAGTCTGCAGCACATTACTGTCCTCG CCAATGAGATAAATGCACTGAAGAAGGAGAACAAGATTCTGCAAGAGGAGGTTAAAAACCTGCAGAGTGTGCTAGA TGGTCAGAACAGTCAAGGCCCAAAGATTCCCACCCCAGAGGTCGGCCAGTCACATGCCCCATCAGCCTCTGCCATTGCTTTAATCACAGCAGCAATGAAAGCTGGCAAACAGCCACAGGGTGGCGCCACAGCTGGGCTGACCACAGTGAAAACTGACCCGGACCACAGCAGCTTCTCTGGCACTGAGG AAAAGCTGCCAGCATACAGGAAGTCACAGAGTTGGAATGGACAAGAAACTCAC GTGTCCCACAAGATCCATATTGCCACACCCATCTCCCCCGGACAAACTGCAGAGCAGAGTATTGCCAGAAACATAGCTGGGGAGAAGAG AGTGCACAGCGCAGAAGCCATGGAGTCACAGCTTTCCCCCAGGTcaccctccttctcctcccctaTGGTCTTTGTGAAGAACCCGGCCTTCTCTTCTTCCCCCACAATGGGGGATGAGAAGCCTGCCCATCCCCTGCTCCATGCCCCAGTCCCCTGCCGGCCCCGCCCCATCAAGACAGCTCGTCTCTCCCTGCCCTGGCCCCTCCCGGAACAGTCGGACTGGGCAGCCCTCGTGCCCACTTGCAGCATTGGGGGCGGGCTCCAGCAAGCACCCCTGCTTGCAGAGCACAACAGGAGCCTGCTGCCTGGGAAAGACCAAAGTCAGACTAGGAAGCGGGGCCCAGAGCCACAGTGGGCAGAGAGGAGCGCACCCCATCTCCACAGCTCAGCGATGCCCATAAAGAGGACTATGTCTGCAGAGCAGGTAGAAAGGAGGGACAGAGCCGAGGGGAGAGGGACGGCACAACCCTGGTGGAAGTCCAGCACGGGGCAGGCGCAGAGGATATTTGGGGAGAATCTGAGAGATGGTGAGGCAGACGGCCCACTTGACCTCTCTGATCCTGGGAAGTCGAAGCCCAgcgagcagcagcagagccacAAACTCAGTCTGATTTCACAGGAGGAAGCCGCTGCTGAGGAAGAGGCATCGGGCAAAATGGATCCACGGCCACAGGCATCGCCAggctcctcctcatcctcctcatcagCACCTGCACCCAGCTCTCCTTCCTCCACCCGTTCCACTACCAGCCCACAGCAAGAGAATGCGCAAAACATGGAAGAGCAAGATACACtg GACAAAGATGAATCAATGGAGGATAAACAAGAGGTGAACCCAGAGCTCTCTGATAATGCTGAAGAAAAGAAAGTACCCATCCTGACCATCTCGCTGCATCCAG TGGTTGTCCTTGAGACAATGAAACACAGGTCAGAGAAGAAGAATTCATGTGATGGTGAG ACAACCCTGGACATCCCTCAAGACAGCAAACTGGATGGACGGGAGGACGATGTGATGTCGTCTCACGAAAGGAGCCAGAGTGGCGGGAGGAAAACAAGAGGGCAGagcacaggaagagaga TGCAGCTTCGGCGATCCCCAAAGGACAGGAGGGTGAAGATGAGTCCCGGACAGCAGGTCAAGTCCCAAAGCGACGTGGAGCAGAGCTGA
- the rbbp8l gene encoding RBBP8 N-terminal-like protein isoform X3, giving the protein MALDSFTELLHKLKDLHEREIEGWQEKVLELTNQRCCSDTKRMEELFNKNQLLREQQRVLTENIKQLENRLRAGLCDRCTVTQDVAKRRQQEYETLQIQSLQHITVLANEINALKKENKILQEEVKNLQSVLDGQNSQGPKIPTPEVGQSHAPSASAIALITAAMKAGKQPQGGATAGLTTVKTDPDHSSFSGTEEKLPAYRKSQSWNGQETHVSHKIHIATPISPGQTAEQSIARNIAGEKRVHSAEAMESQLSPRSPSFSSPMVFVKNPAFSSSPTMGDEKPAHPLLHAPVPCRPRPIKTARLSLPWPLPEQSDWAALVPTCSIGGGLQQAPLLAEHNRSLLPGKDQSQTRKRGPEPQWAERSAPHLHSSAMPIKRTMSAEQVERRDRAEGRGTAQPWWKSSTGQAQRIFGENLRDGEADGPLDLSDPGKSKPSEQQQSHKLSLISQEEAAAEEEASGKMDPRPQASPGSSSSSSSAPAPSSPSSTRSTTSPQQENAQNMEEQDTLDKDESMEDKQEVNPELSDNAEEKKVPILTISLHPDNPGHPSRQQTGWTGGRCDVVSRKEPEWREENKRAEHRKRDAASAIPKGQEGEDESRTAGQVPKRRGAELTSCAQGQINAQQGNGVYR; this is encoded by the exons atggCCCTAGACAGCTTCACAGAACTCCTGCACAAACTGAAGGACCTTCATGAGAGGGAGATTGAAG GATGGCAAGAAAAAGTGCTGgagctgaccaatcagaggtGCTG CAGCGATACAAAGCGAATGGAGGAACTGTTCAACAAGAACCAACTGCTGCGAGAACAGCAACGGGTCCTGACAGAGAACATCAAGCAGCTTGAGAACAG GTTACGGGCAGGCCTGTGTGATCGCTGCACAGTCACTCAAGACGTGGCCAAGCGGAGACAGCAGGAGTACGAAACCTTGCAGATCCAGAGTCTGCAGCACATTACTGTCCTCG CCAATGAGATAAATGCACTGAAGAAGGAGAACAAGATTCTGCAAGAGGAGGTTAAAAACCTGCAGAGTGTGCTAGA TGGTCAGAACAGTCAAGGCCCAAAGATTCCCACCCCAGAGGTCGGCCAGTCACATGCCCCATCAGCCTCTGCCATTGCTTTAATCACAGCAGCAATGAAAGCTGGCAAACAGCCACAGGGTGGCGCCACAGCTGGGCTGACCACAGTGAAAACTGACCCGGACCACAGCAGCTTCTCTGGCACTGAGG AAAAGCTGCCAGCATACAGGAAGTCACAGAGTTGGAATGGACAAGAAACTCAC GTGTCCCACAAGATCCATATTGCCACACCCATCTCCCCCGGACAAACTGCAGAGCAGAGTATTGCCAGAAACATAGCTGGGGAGAAGAG AGTGCACAGCGCAGAAGCCATGGAGTCACAGCTTTCCCCCAGGTcaccctccttctcctcccctaTGGTCTTTGTGAAGAACCCGGCCTTCTCTTCTTCCCCCACAATGGGGGATGAGAAGCCTGCCCATCCCCTGCTCCATGCCCCAGTCCCCTGCCGGCCCCGCCCCATCAAGACAGCTCGTCTCTCCCTGCCCTGGCCCCTCCCGGAACAGTCGGACTGGGCAGCCCTCGTGCCCACTTGCAGCATTGGGGGCGGGCTCCAGCAAGCACCCCTGCTTGCAGAGCACAACAGGAGCCTGCTGCCTGGGAAAGACCAAAGTCAGACTAGGAAGCGGGGCCCAGAGCCACAGTGGGCAGAGAGGAGCGCACCCCATCTCCACAGCTCAGCGATGCCCATAAAGAGGACTATGTCTGCAGAGCAGGTAGAAAGGAGGGACAGAGCCGAGGGGAGAGGGACGGCACAACCCTGGTGGAAGTCCAGCACGGGGCAGGCGCAGAGGATATTTGGGGAGAATCTGAGAGATGGTGAGGCAGACGGCCCACTTGACCTCTCTGATCCTGGGAAGTCGAAGCCCAgcgagcagcagcagagccacAAACTCAGTCTGATTTCACAGGAGGAAGCCGCTGCTGAGGAAGAGGCATCGGGCAAAATGGATCCACGGCCACAGGCATCGCCAggctcctcctcatcctcctcatcagCACCTGCACCCAGCTCTCCTTCCTCCACCCGTTCCACTACCAGCCCACAGCAAGAGAATGCGCAAAACATGGAAGAGCAAGATACACtg GACAAAGATGAATCAATGGAGGATAAACAAGAGGTGAACCCAGAGCTCTCTGATAATGCTGAAGAAAAGAAAGTACCCATCCTGACCATCTCGCTGCATCCAG ACAACCCTGGACATCCCTCAAGACAGCAAACTGGATGGACGGGAGGACGATGTGATGTCGTCTCACGAAAGGAGCCAGAGTGGCGGGAGGAAAACAAGAGGGCAGagcacaggaagagaga TGCAGCTTCGGCGATCCCCAAAGGACAGGAGGGTGAAGATGAGTCCCGGACAGCAGGTCAAGTCCCAAAGCGACGTGGAGCAGAGCTGACCAGCTGTGCACAAGGGCAG aTAAACGCACAACAGGGAAATGGAGTTTACAGATGA
- the rbbp8l gene encoding RBBP8 N-terminal-like protein isoform X1: MALDSFTELLHKLKDLHEREIEGWQEKVLELTNQRCCSDTKRMEELFNKNQLLREQQRVLTENIKQLENRLRAGLCDRCTVTQDVAKRRQQEYETLQIQSLQHITVLANEINALKKENKILQEEVKNLQSVLDGQNSQGPKIPTPEVGQSHAPSASAIALITAAMKAGKQPQGGATAGLTTVKTDPDHSSFSGTEEKLPAYRKSQSWNGQETHVSHKIHIATPISPGQTAEQSIARNIAGEKRVHSAEAMESQLSPRSPSFSSPMVFVKNPAFSSSPTMGDEKPAHPLLHAPVPCRPRPIKTARLSLPWPLPEQSDWAALVPTCSIGGGLQQAPLLAEHNRSLLPGKDQSQTRKRGPEPQWAERSAPHLHSSAMPIKRTMSAEQVERRDRAEGRGTAQPWWKSSTGQAQRIFGENLRDGEADGPLDLSDPGKSKPSEQQQSHKLSLISQEEAAAEEEASGKMDPRPQASPGSSSSSSSAPAPSSPSSTRSTTSPQQENAQNMEEQDTLDKDESMEDKQEVNPELSDNAEEKKVPILTISLHPVVVLETMKHRSEKKNSCDGETTLDIPQDSKLDGREDDVMSSHERSQSGGRKTRGQSTGREMQLRRSPKDRRVKMSPGQQVKSQSDVEQS; this comes from the exons atggCCCTAGACAGCTTCACAGAACTCCTGCACAAACTGAAGGACCTTCATGAGAGGGAGATTGAAG GATGGCAAGAAAAAGTGCTGgagctgaccaatcagaggtGCTG CAGCGATACAAAGCGAATGGAGGAACTGTTCAACAAGAACCAACTGCTGCGAGAACAGCAACGGGTCCTGACAGAGAACATCAAGCAGCTTGAGAACAG GTTACGGGCAGGCCTGTGTGATCGCTGCACAGTCACTCAAGACGTGGCCAAGCGGAGACAGCAGGAGTACGAAACCTTGCAGATCCAGAGTCTGCAGCACATTACTGTCCTCG CCAATGAGATAAATGCACTGAAGAAGGAGAACAAGATTCTGCAAGAGGAGGTTAAAAACCTGCAGAGTGTGCTAGA TGGTCAGAACAGTCAAGGCCCAAAGATTCCCACCCCAGAGGTCGGCCAGTCACATGCCCCATCAGCCTCTGCCATTGCTTTAATCACAGCAGCAATGAAAGCTGGCAAACAGCCACAGGGTGGCGCCACAGCTGGGCTGACCACAGTGAAAACTGACCCGGACCACAGCAGCTTCTCTGGCACTGAGG AAAAGCTGCCAGCATACAGGAAGTCACAGAGTTGGAATGGACAAGAAACTCAC GTGTCCCACAAGATCCATATTGCCACACCCATCTCCCCCGGACAAACTGCAGAGCAGAGTATTGCCAGAAACATAGCTGGGGAGAAGAG AGTGCACAGCGCAGAAGCCATGGAGTCACAGCTTTCCCCCAGGTcaccctccttctcctcccctaTGGTCTTTGTGAAGAACCCGGCCTTCTCTTCTTCCCCCACAATGGGGGATGAGAAGCCTGCCCATCCCCTGCTCCATGCCCCAGTCCCCTGCCGGCCCCGCCCCATCAAGACAGCTCGTCTCTCCCTGCCCTGGCCCCTCCCGGAACAGTCGGACTGGGCAGCCCTCGTGCCCACTTGCAGCATTGGGGGCGGGCTCCAGCAAGCACCCCTGCTTGCAGAGCACAACAGGAGCCTGCTGCCTGGGAAAGACCAAAGTCAGACTAGGAAGCGGGGCCCAGAGCCACAGTGGGCAGAGAGGAGCGCACCCCATCTCCACAGCTCAGCGATGCCCATAAAGAGGACTATGTCTGCAGAGCAGGTAGAAAGGAGGGACAGAGCCGAGGGGAGAGGGACGGCACAACCCTGGTGGAAGTCCAGCACGGGGCAGGCGCAGAGGATATTTGGGGAGAATCTGAGAGATGGTGAGGCAGACGGCCCACTTGACCTCTCTGATCCTGGGAAGTCGAAGCCCAgcgagcagcagcagagccacAAACTCAGTCTGATTTCACAGGAGGAAGCCGCTGCTGAGGAAGAGGCATCGGGCAAAATGGATCCACGGCCACAGGCATCGCCAggctcctcctcatcctcctcatcagCACCTGCACCCAGCTCTCCTTCCTCCACCCGTTCCACTACCAGCCCACAGCAAGAGAATGCGCAAAACATGGAAGAGCAAGATACACtg GACAAAGATGAATCAATGGAGGATAAACAAGAGGTGAACCCAGAGCTCTCTGATAATGCTGAAGAAAAGAAAGTACCCATCCTGACCATCTCGCTGCATCCAG TGGTTGTCCTTGAGACAATGAAACACAGGTCAGAGAAGAAGAATTCATGTGATGGTGAG ACAACCCTGGACATCCCTCAAGACAGCAAACTGGATGGACGGGAGGACGATGTGATGTCGTCTCACGAAAGGAGCCAGAGTGGCGGGAGGAAAACAAGAGGGCAGagcacaggaagagaga TGCAGCTTCGGCGATCCCCAAAGGACAGGAGGGTGAAGATGAGTCCCGGACAGCAGGTCAAGTCCCAAAGCGACGTGGAGCAGAGCTGA